GGAGACGCGGGTGAGCTGCTCGATCGTGGCTTTCATGTTTGCCTTTCGTAAGGACGCAAACTTTAACCTAGCCTATTTGATTAAAAACTATTCAGACTAAATTTGATCACAAGACGAATGAACGTGAGTTTCCAACAAAGGCGGGCCTATGGGAAGGGCGAAAGAAACAAATTTGTTTCCTAGAAGTTCGACGAAATTTCCTGCTTCGGTTTGAGCGGTCGAAAACTTCTGTCAAATTCACGTCGAATTAGCGCCCCCTTTTGCTCGATTTTTGGTTTAGGGTGTTGTGAGTATCAAGCATAGAGATAATGCTCGGCACTAAGGAAACACATTTTTTGGTTCGGGTGCGTGTCCGAGATAGATATAAGCAGCAGCTCGAAGCACAATTTGAGAATAGAGAATTTTCTGAATCTCTAAATTGGGCGCGCGTGAGGCAGCCGCTTTGTAAGCTTTAATTTCTCCTTCTAAGCTCCAATCGCCGCCAGTGATGTAATGGTCGTAGTCGTGCATGACAAGAAACGCAAAGCCATAAAACGGATTCGGATAGATGGAAACGTCATAGCTTTCCTCTGCCGAAACCCAAAGATGACCTTGTTCAATATCCGCAAACACTTCATCTGCGTTTTCATAGCGGAGATAATCGGAGAACTGAGGATTGACTGGAGTTTGACGAAACTGCTGCATTAACCAGTCACATAGTTCTTGTTGGATTTCTGGGAAAATTTTAGCGGGCTTTCCCTCTAAGTAAAGTTTGGCAAGCTTTTCGAGTTTGGAAACGGGTTGAGTTTTGAGCAACATAAGTTCAATCTTCTTCGCTTCTACTTCGATTTTGACAAACGATTGCGATCGTCAATATGAGGTACCTCAGTTCTGAAATGCGTCTGCTTCATCTCCAAGAGACAAAGGCAGAGCGATCGACAATCTATGTCGCCTCGCTGCTTCTGATACCCCTTCCTTACCCGGCCCCTTTGAGTCTGCAAGCGTTGTGCTGTGGTGGTTGAAGGGTTGCAGTCAGTAGGAGGAATATTGCAGCGAACCTGGAGTTAGCTAGACCTAGGGCATAGCAGCGTCTTTGTAAGATTTGAATTCAATCCGCTGAAATTTCTACACTGTCTCTATGAGCTACCTCATAGATTAATTCATCTGAGTTTGACAAACTATGAACAGTTAACTACAGGAAATGCTGTATGTCTTTAAGTGTTGAATTGTTAGAGTCCAGCTTTGCACAGATTAGAGAACAGGAACTTGATTTCACGACTCACTTCTACACAAATCTATTTACAGACTATCCAGAGATCAAGCCACTTTTTGCAAACACTCATATGGAAGAACAAGCAAAGAAGCTCTTCAAATCGCTTGTTTTAGTCGTAGCCAGTCTCCGCAACCCCGATGCTTTGACGAAGGCACTTGAAGGTTTAGGAACTCGTCATATTCAGTATGGAGTGTTGCCGGAACATTACCCAGTGGTAGGTAGTACATTATTGAAAACGCTTTCCTCTTGCCTAGGAAGCGCATGGACACCTAACACTGAGCAGGCCTGGAGTGAAGCTTACGCAGTCGTGACCGAACTTATGTTGAAGGGGGCAAAATATCCAACCGAAATTCTGGTTCCTAGATACAAAAATTAGAAGCCTCTGAAACGAAGACAAAAAGCATTGCCATGCAGGTA
This sequence is a window from Cyanobacteria bacterium FACHB-DQ100. Protein-coding genes within it:
- a CDS encoding transposase, which codes for MLLKTQPVSKLEKLAKLYLEGKPAKIFPEIQQELCDWLMQQFRQTPVNPQFSDYLRYENADEVFADIEQGHLWVSAEESYDVSIYPNPFYGFAFLVMHDYDHYITGGDWSLEGEIKAYKAAASRAPNLEIQKILYSQIVLRAAAYIYLGHAPEPKNVFP
- a CDS encoding flavohemoprotein, giving the protein MSLSVELLESSFAQIREQELDFTTHFYTNLFTDYPEIKPLFANTHMEEQAKKLFKSLVLVVASLRNPDALTKALEGLGTRHIQYGVLPEHYPVVGSTLLKTLSSCLGSAWTPNTEQAWSEAYAVVTELMLKGAKYPTEILVPRYKN